TGTCCTCCATACCCCTGACTGGTATGAGACAGGGAAAGCTGGTTCAGTGTTTGACTAATAGCACAGAGGCTATGCCGCTCAGGTGTGTATACATgcgtacgtgtgtttgtgtgcgtgtgtgtgtctgctcacaTCTCCATCACTAAGGCCCGATTCCAACAGCCCACTGAGCGCATCCACATTGTCATGACAACGGTGGTACCGACCCCCAGTTTGGTGAGCCAGTTTCTTCAGAAAGTCATTGGCTGAGCTGTCAGAAGTGTAATAGTGGGTCGTAGTGAGCGTCATCGTGTAATAGATTAAATGTacaaatcaatcaatgtacaaTCATATAGTCAGACCTGTCTGTGCAGTTGAATGAGACAGTGTGGATAGTAATGTGGTTCCCTGTGGTCAGCCTCTCAGTCTCTTTCAGCACAAGGCTGCAGCTGGAATCTGGCTTCCCATCACTCAGCAGGTACAGGCCCACACTGTCCCCAAACCCACAGCCAGTCTGAGGAGCATACATACAGAGGTTATAACATGACAAGGAGCAGACAAACAGAGGTTATAACAtgacatatataaatataattgGTTAACATGACATATGCCATGTACCAAGAACAGCAGGTACAGGCCCACACTATCCTCTAACCCTCAGCCAGTCTGGGCAACATACATACGGAGGTTATAACATGACATAGCCAGTTACTACTTAAACCCGTCACCTGCAGGGCCTCCAGAGTGTTGGTTCCCCCATGGGTGTTGAGCTGATATGCCCACTGCACCGCGTCGCGGCATGCCTCCTCTGTAGGCTCCTGCAGTGCCGGACGCCACGCCTTCACCCCCTCGGAGAACGCCAGCAGAGAGAACCTGGGACACAGTCAGAGAGGGTGTCTGGGGTTAGATATGACAATAACCAATGGGTGTCTGTGTAGCAGGGGTGAGATGGTTATATGAACATAATGAACCTACAGTAGTAACAACCACAGAACTAGAATAAGATTGTATTTATATTTCTACTGTCACCATTGCCTGTAATTGTCCTCTATGAAACAGACAGGTGGATAGAAAGAGAAACGTGAGCCTGTTTGTCTAGGCCAACACAGAGTTCCTTTTTCATTCTTTTTCTGGGAGAGTCAACAGTGGAAGTATCCAGGGGTAAGGAAAGCTTTTTAGGTTTAGTTTACCTGACTGTGTTGTGATGCAGCTGTTCCCAGATGAGAGAGGCCAGCTTGGTCTTCAGCTCCCCCAGGCAGGGCGCCATGGAGCCGGACACATCCAGcagcacacacacctccctctccagCACCGCCCCAAACACACGCCTGCTACCTGGGGAAGAAGTGAGCGGAAGGAGCCAGACACTAGGGTTTCTTCAACCTTCAATCGGGCATTCATAGATATTCCAGTATTTTGGTACCATATAATTAGAATgactagaacagagagagaaagacaagatacagagacagtgacagagacatagagagaggcaTACCGGAGAGCAGCCATTGCAGCCTCTGCATGTAGCGCAGCAGGAGTCTCTCAGTCTGAGTAAGGTACTGTTTTAACTCTCCTGGAGTCAGCTGCAGGTGCTTCACCATCCCCTGAAACAAcaaccacagacagagagagacatgaggctcAGACCAGCATGGGAGTGGATAGATAGCTGCTTGGATAAGCTGATATCATTATTATTTAGAATCAAATGGAATCATTTTTCCGCCATTTGGCTGCATTGGACATTTGTACTCGTACTTGAACTTAGTTGCTAGCATTTTAATTTGTATTCATGCCAAAAGATGTTATTGAAGCCATTCTCCTCTGACTCACATTGATGTGGACACTGGGGAAGATGGAGCAGTATTTGGCAGACACTCTCTTGAGGACCGAAGGGACCAGCTTCTTATGATGAGTACAGTCAGGTCCAGACACCAGCTTATAGATGTCAAGCTTCTGCCTCTTAATACTGAACCTCTTCAGCCACTACAGGCCAGGGCCAAGAGACATATGAGATTTTTAAAAATCTGggcccctccccccacacacattttTAGCACATTGCCTTATCAGAGCGACTTATAATTAGAGCATTTAAATAAGACGGCTGATGTTTGATCTATTCATctatctagaagaaaa
This window of the Oncorhynchus kisutch isolate 150728-3 unplaced genomic scaffold, Okis_V2 scaffold2642, whole genome shotgun sequence genome carries:
- the LOC116353002 gene encoding von Willebrand factor A domain-containing protein 3A-like is translated as MERAANYWQKSAMLVDSLTQKSDCRCPGEDLSPGDKAPAQSPLAWRCRDRPLPPPRPTALTLARLQMKEGRTNEHSSSQKALAWRPSSTTSTIPPVQPMTGWGPVETKARQWKPSQVTQSVFYLEDGNLGVVFKSYPKPKSVRKSIPLVTLPKQEEICSTKRWLKRFSIKRQKLDIYKLVSGPDCTHHKKLVPSVLKRVSAKYCSIFPSVHINGMVKHLQLTPGELKQYLTQTERLLLRYMQRLQWLLSGSRRVFGAVLEREVCVLLDVSGSMAPCLGELKTKLASLIWEQLHHNTVRFSLLAFSEGVKAWRPALQEPTEEACRDAVQWAYQLNTHGGTNTLEALQTGCGFGDSVGLYLLSDGKPDSSCSLVLKETERLTTGNHITIHTVSFNCTDSSANDFLKKLAHQTGGRYHRCHDNVDALSGLLESGLSDGDEPTLPALEGDDLRRLAQEIDKLRHFRKQAQVFREILLEKKNPEETTRINQTD